One genomic region from Haloterrigena gelatinilytica encodes:
- a CDS encoding DEAD/DEAH box helicase, whose protein sequence is MSSDHESERHDTDGANVPVIGDELVDTFPGYRDEDDITVLERPGREASTVPNERALRPELADPLEYDLYAHQAEALEALARDENVCVATSTSSGKTRIYALQIARNYLEARARNEDATAYVLYPTKALSRDQERELNDLFDQLGLEITVRVYDGDTERGSNRKRIREEADVIISNFAGVNTYLHDHDRWARFLSACDLVVIDESHTYTGVHGMHVAWIVRRLKRVLEYYDADPQFVLTSATIGNPGEHSAALIDESVTVVDEDGSPTGPRDLVLWNPPPRAREDTADERDEWREDAAETESTDDPDSGDTVVERVPATVEAPRLLSHLTYNDAQTLLFTPSRKLAELSVKRASKHRHDNRRYYTNPDRGSAIEPYHAGHSRKKRHGTEHQLKTGVLDGVASTNALELGINIGEMDATVQLGYPGQRQSFWQQIGRAGRGTKRALSVLVAEHRTLDQYVVNNPDYLLESDVEDAVVDVDNDAVFAQHLRCAADELAIDESDVGTLADRERLERAIEMWRRAGRLRGRLETGVSYVGPPRPQQTISLYATTGEEYEVDLADGVDERRDPGMEPLARERVLRDFHEGAVRLHQGQQYEVVDVDHGAPRPSVTVRPTDVDYYTRTRTDVTVLDAVSEESRDIGDFTLHFGRGRVLVYHGTYDKVAVHGGEKKEQGIPTENPPLEMETQLCWLEVPQYVEDALVEKYRDFTVPEMDGELAQTAHLGYAGGLHAAEHATIGVAPLELMVDKRDLGGLATLTIDSHLDQDAGGDDGSEGGMGPGAKPTGPVGDGAPRNIAAAEATVREIASGLERTPASGWFIYDGIEGGLGFARAIYENYEAVAERARDLIADCDCGNVDGCPACVMDEQCGNDNQPLHRDAAVDVLDQLLGEADEGALEAHLPDEEYGGDRRPPLFYA, encoded by the coding sequence ATGAGTAGCGACCACGAATCCGAACGGCACGACACCGACGGGGCGAACGTCCCGGTCATCGGCGACGAACTGGTCGACACGTTCCCCGGCTACCGCGACGAGGACGATATTACGGTCCTCGAGCGTCCCGGCCGCGAGGCGTCGACCGTCCCGAACGAGCGCGCGCTCCGTCCCGAACTGGCCGATCCGCTCGAGTACGACCTCTATGCCCACCAGGCCGAGGCCCTCGAGGCGCTGGCCCGCGACGAGAATGTCTGCGTCGCGACGAGCACGTCCTCGGGGAAGACGCGGATCTACGCGCTCCAGATCGCGCGGAACTACCTCGAGGCCCGCGCCCGGAACGAGGACGCGACGGCGTACGTCCTCTACCCGACGAAGGCGCTCTCGCGGGATCAGGAACGCGAGTTGAACGACCTCTTCGATCAGTTGGGCCTCGAGATCACCGTCCGCGTCTACGACGGCGACACCGAGCGCGGCAGCAACCGCAAGCGGATCCGCGAGGAGGCCGACGTCATCATCTCGAACTTCGCGGGCGTGAACACCTACCTCCACGACCACGACCGCTGGGCGCGGTTCCTCTCGGCCTGCGATCTCGTCGTGATCGACGAGTCCCACACCTATACGGGCGTCCACGGGATGCACGTCGCCTGGATCGTCCGCCGGCTGAAACGCGTCCTCGAGTACTACGACGCCGATCCGCAGTTCGTCCTGACGAGCGCGACGATCGGGAACCCCGGCGAGCACTCCGCGGCGCTGATCGACGAGTCCGTGACCGTCGTCGACGAGGACGGTTCGCCGACGGGGCCGCGGGATCTGGTGCTCTGGAATCCGCCCCCTCGAGCGCGGGAAGACACGGCGGACGAGCGCGACGAGTGGCGCGAGGACGCCGCCGAGACCGAATCTACCGACGATCCCGACTCGGGGGACACCGTCGTCGAGCGCGTCCCCGCCACCGTCGAGGCCCCGCGACTGCTCTCGCACCTGACCTACAACGACGCCCAGACGCTGCTGTTTACTCCTTCGAGGAAACTCGCCGAACTCTCGGTCAAGCGGGCGTCGAAACACCGCCACGATAACCGGCGTTACTACACGAATCCGGACCGCGGGAGCGCCATCGAGCCCTACCACGCGGGCCACTCGCGGAAGAAGCGCCACGGAACTGAACATCAGCTCAAGACCGGCGTGTTAGACGGCGTCGCCTCGACGAACGCCCTCGAGTTGGGGATCAACATCGGCGAGATGGACGCGACGGTTCAGTTGGGCTATCCGGGCCAGCGCCAGTCGTTCTGGCAGCAGATCGGCCGCGCGGGCCGCGGAACGAAGCGCGCGCTCTCGGTGCTCGTCGCCGAGCACCGCACGCTCGACCAGTACGTCGTGAACAATCCCGACTACCTCCTCGAGTCCGACGTCGAGGACGCCGTGGTCGACGTGGACAACGACGCGGTGTTCGCCCAGCACCTGCGCTGTGCGGCCGACGAACTCGCGATCGACGAGTCGGACGTCGGGACTCTCGCCGACCGCGAGCGCCTCGAGCGGGCGATCGAGATGTGGCGCCGCGCGGGCCGGCTACGGGGGCGCCTCGAGACGGGCGTCTCCTACGTGGGACCGCCCCGCCCGCAGCAGACGATTTCGCTGTACGCGACGACGGGCGAGGAGTACGAGGTCGACCTCGCCGACGGCGTCGACGAGCGCCGCGACCCGGGAATGGAGCCGCTGGCGAGGGAGCGCGTGCTGCGGGACTTCCACGAGGGCGCGGTTCGGCTGCACCAGGGCCAGCAGTACGAGGTCGTCGACGTCGACCACGGCGCACCACGGCCCTCGGTTACGGTCCGGCCGACGGACGTCGACTACTACACGCGCACCCGGACCGACGTGACGGTCCTCGACGCGGTCTCCGAGGAGTCCCGAGACATCGGCGACTTCACGCTGCACTTCGGCCGCGGCCGGGTGCTCGTCTACCACGGGACCTACGACAAGGTCGCGGTCCACGGCGGGGAGAAGAAAGAGCAGGGGATCCCCACCGAGAACCCGCCGCTCGAGATGGAGACCCAACTGTGCTGGCTCGAGGTGCCCCAGTACGTCGAGGACGCGCTGGTCGAGAAGTACCGGGACTTCACCGTCCCCGAGATGGACGGCGAGCTGGCCCAGACGGCCCACCTGGGCTACGCCGGCGGCCTCCACGCCGCCGAGCACGCCACGATCGGCGTCGCGCCGCTCGAGTTGATGGTCGACAAGCGCGATCTGGGTGGCCTGGCGACGCTGACGATCGATTCGCACCTCGATCAGGACGCGGGCGGAGACGACGGTAGCGAGGGTGGTATGGGTCCGGGAGCAAAGCCCACAGGCCCGGTGGGCGACGGCGCGCCGCGAAACATCGCTGCGGCCGAGGCCACGGTCCGGGAGATCGCCAGCGGCCTCGAGCGCACCCCCGCCAGCGGCTGGTTCATCTACGACGGGATCGAGGGCGGACTGGGCTTCGCGCGGGCGATCTACGAGAACTACGAGGCCGTCGCGGAGCGCGCTCGAGACCTCATCGCGGACTGCGACTGCGGCAACGTCGACGGCTGTCCGGCCTGCGTGATGGACGAGCAGTGTGGCAACGACAACCAGCCGCTGCACCGCGACGCGGCCGTGGACGTGCTGGATCAGTTGCTGGGAGAGGCGGACGAGGGCGCGCTCGAGGCCCACCTCCCCGACGAGGAGTACGGCGGAGACCGACGGCCGCCGCTGTTCTACGCTTGA
- a CDS encoding DUF7344 domain-containing protein, with protein MTDQTLDRVFSTLGDSRRRLVCRHLARADEHVVSVGELSAFVADARTERSSATSDDRRSRIATRLYHVHLPALDDAGIVDYDAKNESVAVDSAFPIAVDLLRSVDDRPERPDGVPTID; from the coding sequence ATGACCGATCAAACGCTCGATCGCGTGTTCTCGACGCTAGGTGACTCACGGCGGCGTCTCGTTTGCCGACACCTCGCACGCGCCGACGAGCACGTCGTTTCCGTCGGGGAACTGAGCGCGTTCGTCGCCGACGCTCGCACCGAACGGTCGTCCGCAACGAGCGACGACCGCCGATCTCGAATCGCAACGCGACTGTATCACGTCCACCTGCCGGCGCTCGACGACGCGGGGATCGTCGATTACGACGCGAAAAACGAGTCGGTGGCGGTCGACTCCGCCTTTCCGATCGCCGTCGATCTCCTTCGGTCGGTCGACGATCGGCCCGAGCGGCCCGACGGCGTCCCGACGATCGATTGA
- a CDS encoding ester cyclase, whose amino-acid sequence MAETATDPNRLATEYATIWNEQEFSRLSEVVADSFTFTSPTAGTIEGREAFEAYAREITDAFPDFEITVHETLAGENLLMAEGTLSGTHEGEFDGIPPTGERFEIRDMARFVVEDGKLREERAFFDRQELFDQLGLLEE is encoded by the coding sequence ATGGCAGAAACAGCGACGGATCCGAACCGACTCGCTACCGAATACGCGACCATCTGGAACGAACAGGAGTTCTCGAGGCTCTCGGAGGTCGTCGCCGACTCGTTTACGTTCACCTCGCCGACCGCCGGCACGATCGAGGGGCGCGAGGCGTTCGAGGCGTACGCTCGAGAGATCACGGACGCGTTCCCCGACTTCGAGATCACCGTCCACGAGACGCTGGCCGGCGAGAACCTGCTCATGGCGGAGGGGACGCTCTCGGGCACGCACGAGGGAGAGTTCGACGGGATTCCGCCGACCGGCGAACGGTTCGAGATTCGCGATATGGCGCGGTTCGTCGTCGAAGACGGCAAGCTACGGGAAGAGCGCGCGTTCTTCGATCGGCAGGAACTCTTCGACCAGCTCGGGCTCCTCGAGGAGTGA
- the purD gene encoding phosphoribosylamine--glycine ligase produces the protein MRENVLLIGGGGREHAIARALEDSEADLYACAGNRNPGIAEIAIDFETLETTNPKAVVDYAEDVGATIAVIGPESPLEAGVADELEAAGVYAFGPKEEDARIETDKAFQRRFMAENDIPGCPDFETFDDMEAACDYIDEYDGDLAIKPAGLTGGKGVKVIGDQVTAEEGKEYIRESDYDRIVLEERLIGEEFTVQAFVANGEFRTAPAVQDHKRAYEGDEGPNTGGMGSYSDATTHLPFMSEEDYEEAVSIIEATVDALDDYRGILYGQFMLTETGPRVVEFNARFGDPEAMNTLPVLETDFLEILTAARDGEAPPELDFADQATVCKYAVPEGYPTDPEAGAKVQVDEESAGDALLYYASVDERDDGIYTTTSRAFALVGLADSITEAEEIAEDALEVAGDEGLHVRHDIGKPDLVQRRIDHMTEIRGE, from the coding sequence ATGCGAGAGAACGTGCTCCTGATCGGCGGCGGTGGCCGCGAACACGCCATCGCTCGCGCGCTCGAGGACAGCGAGGCCGACCTCTACGCTTGCGCGGGGAACCGTAATCCGGGCATCGCCGAGATCGCGATCGACTTCGAGACGCTCGAGACGACCAATCCGAAGGCCGTCGTCGACTACGCCGAGGACGTCGGCGCGACGATCGCCGTCATCGGCCCCGAGTCGCCGCTGGAAGCCGGCGTCGCGGACGAACTCGAGGCGGCGGGCGTCTACGCCTTCGGCCCGAAGGAGGAAGACGCCCGGATCGAGACGGACAAGGCGTTCCAGCGCCGATTCATGGCGGAGAACGACATTCCGGGCTGTCCGGACTTCGAGACGTTCGACGACATGGAGGCGGCCTGCGACTACATCGACGAGTACGACGGCGATCTGGCGATCAAGCCCGCCGGCCTCACGGGCGGGAAGGGCGTGAAGGTCATCGGCGATCAGGTCACCGCCGAGGAGGGCAAGGAGTACATCCGCGAGTCCGACTACGACCGGATCGTCCTCGAGGAACGGCTGATCGGCGAGGAGTTCACCGTCCAGGCGTTCGTCGCCAACGGCGAATTCCGCACCGCGCCCGCGGTCCAGGACCACAAGCGCGCCTACGAGGGCGACGAGGGGCCGAACACGGGCGGGATGGGAAGCTACTCCGACGCGACGACTCACCTGCCGTTCATGTCCGAGGAGGACTACGAGGAGGCCGTCTCGATCATCGAGGCGACCGTCGACGCTCTCGATGACTACCGGGGCATCCTCTACGGCCAGTTCATGCTGACCGAGACCGGCCCCCGCGTCGTCGAGTTCAACGCCCGCTTCGGCGACCCCGAGGCGATGAACACGCTGCCCGTCCTCGAGACGGACTTCCTCGAGATCCTCACCGCGGCTCGCGACGGCGAGGCCCCGCCGGAACTCGACTTCGCCGACCAGGCGACGGTCTGTAAGTACGCCGTCCCCGAGGGGTACCCGACCGATCCCGAGGCCGGCGCGAAGGTGCAGGTCGACGAGGAGAGCGCGGGCGACGCCCTACTCTACTACGCCAGCGTCGACGAGCGCGACGACGGCATCTACACGACCACGTCGCGCGCGTTCGCCCTCGTCGGCCTCGCCGACTCGATCACCGAGGCCGAGGAAATCGCGGAGGACGCCCTCGAGGTCGCCGGCGACGAGGGGCTACACGTGCGCCACGACATCGGCAAACCCGACCTCGTTCAGCGCCGTATCGACCACATGACCGAGATCCGCGGCGAGTAA
- a CDS encoding helix-turn-helix domain-containing protein, whose translation MLTVEYRVDSPLLMAALDRAPNTTVYSEEQYLAETGEIRWLFWAEGDQQSAFEAGLDDDPTVTDRKLLAESGPRRLYRISLTDRGRDATTFPLWSELDIVLLEARATHDGWENRMRIPDRETLARYRSALRDRDLDFQLRSLYREADADCSAESQLTDDQYAALAAAYDAGYFDVPRTTTQTELAATLNISSQALSERLRRGTATLVREVLLRTRS comes from the coding sequence ATGCTGACCGTCGAATACCGCGTCGATTCTCCCCTTCTGATGGCGGCGCTCGACCGAGCGCCGAACACCACGGTCTACAGCGAGGAGCAGTACCTCGCCGAAACGGGGGAGATCCGATGGCTCTTCTGGGCGGAGGGAGACCAGCAGTCCGCGTTCGAGGCCGGCCTCGACGACGACCCGACCGTCACCGACCGCAAACTGCTCGCGGAGAGCGGCCCGCGGCGATTGTACCGCATCTCTCTGACCGACCGCGGGCGTGACGCCACGACGTTCCCGCTGTGGAGCGAACTCGACATCGTCCTGCTCGAGGCGAGGGCCACGCACGACGGGTGGGAGAATCGCATGCGAATCCCGGACAGGGAGACGCTCGCGCGGTACCGATCGGCCCTGCGCGACCGAGACCTCGACTTCCAGCTCCGGTCGCTCTATCGGGAGGCCGACGCGGACTGCTCCGCCGAGTCCCAGTTGACCGACGACCAGTACGCGGCGCTGGCGGCGGCGTACGACGCCGGCTACTTCGACGTCCCGCGAACGACTACGCAGACCGAACTCGCGGCGACGCTGAACATCTCCTCGCAGGCGCTTTCGGAGCGCCTGCGACGCGGGACCGCGACGCTCGTTCGGGAGGTGCTACTACGGACCCGGTCTTAA
- a CDS encoding aminotransferase class III-fold pyridoxal phosphate-dependent enzyme: MDRDTVEPRVGTIPDERARQWVDYHHEFAAPSTYVYEFVWDATAEAVGPFCTDVDGNVLLDFTSHVAAAPLGYNNPAIREKFEAFDLVDPLKIAGQDFYVSGGGPPEDPEFPGPTQLMDRLVAMTDHYDMDRVFLSNSGAEAVENAIKICYAAGGHRAFTFDGAFHGRTLGALSLNRSKAVHRRGYPEIPGVVSVPYPATDEEYERRWRTDGPGGNVVADKLHPERGVIDPDEVAYLILEPIQGEGGYRVAHPEFARDLEALRDRYGLRIVADEIQSGVGRTGELWAVDHLDLTPDVITAGKGLRVGATISRSDVFPTEKSRLSSTWGAGDIIASLQGALTIDTIHEENLLANARERGRQLRNGLEDAIADGDAPGALEVRGRGLMLAVEFDTEERREAVLEAAFERGLLTLGCGHKTLRLLPPLDVTEREIDLGTELLLEAVADVAPEFE; this comes from the coding sequence ATGGACCGCGATACGGTCGAACCGCGGGTCGGGACGATCCCCGACGAACGCGCCAGACAGTGGGTCGACTACCACCACGAGTTCGCCGCGCCGAGCACGTACGTCTACGAGTTCGTCTGGGACGCGACCGCCGAGGCCGTCGGGCCGTTCTGCACCGACGTCGACGGCAACGTCCTGCTGGACTTCACGAGTCACGTCGCCGCGGCGCCGCTGGGGTACAACAACCCCGCGATCCGCGAGAAATTCGAAGCGTTCGACCTCGTCGATCCGCTGAAGATCGCCGGCCAGGACTTCTACGTCAGCGGCGGGGGGCCACCCGAGGACCCCGAGTTTCCGGGGCCGACCCAGTTGATGGATCGCCTGGTCGCGATGACCGACCACTACGACATGGATCGGGTCTTCCTCTCGAACTCCGGCGCCGAGGCCGTCGAGAACGCCATCAAGATCTGCTACGCCGCGGGCGGCCACCGCGCGTTCACCTTCGACGGAGCCTTTCACGGCCGCACGCTGGGCGCGCTCTCCCTGAATCGCTCGAAGGCCGTCCACCGCCGGGGCTACCCCGAGATTCCGGGCGTCGTCAGCGTGCCCTACCCCGCTACCGACGAGGAGTACGAGCGTCGCTGGCGCACCGACGGCCCCGGCGGCAACGTCGTCGCGGACAAACTCCACCCCGAGCGCGGCGTGATCGACCCCGACGAGGTCGCCTACCTGATCCTCGAGCCGATCCAGGGCGAGGGCGGCTACCGGGTCGCCCACCCCGAGTTCGCGCGGGACCTCGAGGCGCTTCGCGACCGGTACGGCCTCCGCATCGTCGCCGACGAGATCCAGTCCGGAGTCGGACGGACGGGGGAGCTGTGGGCCGTCGACCACCTCGATCTCACGCCGGACGTCATCACGGCCGGGAAGGGGCTGCGCGTCGGCGCGACGATCTCCCGATCGGACGTGTTCCCCACCGAGAAGAGCCGCCTCTCCTCGACGTGGGGCGCCGGTGATATCATCGCCTCGCTGCAGGGCGCGCTGACGATCGATACCATCCACGAGGAGAACCTGCTGGCCAACGCCCGCGAGCGCGGCCGCCAGTTGCGGAACGGACTCGAGGACGCCATCGCGGACGGCGACGCGCCCGGCGCCCTCGAGGTCCGGGGCCGCGGGCTGATGCTCGCCGTCGAGTTCGATACCGAGGAGCGCCGCGAGGCCGTCCTCGAGGCGGCCTTCGAGCGCGGGCTGCTCACGCTGGGCTGCGGCCACAAGACGCTGCGCCTGTTGCCGCCGCTCGACGTCACCGAACGCGAGATCGATCTGGGAACGGAGCTGCTGCTCGAGGCCGTCGCGGACGTCGCGCCGGAATTCGAGTGA
- a CDS encoding DUF6498-containing protein yields MVSPQTLERSPSRLGFAPILVANLLPLAGVLAFGWDAATLVTVYALEVVLAFPLTAAKALFARQPPKIDDDGDPSVSDELKQRRGSAELVSWLPPVYPRNVPFVGTVFTWFAGISMVVAMAISAAIPVADVLWRSEVVLSIVALVAATAADAWRDYFRGGRYETVSAYEVVQAHLGQMFLLALVLMAVASPEAIGGVALLAGFVFVKVLVEWASFRAAHGEPGRLTGWLAGPDDPTEPADPPAVPDGDPDVRISTDDTAVLYTAVHQTLFKAVFFAQWILSSLVVVLSIVAGDDTPLSLTVGTGVAFALLLLVIPAAEFVETVLRYGPLEYRRYGDRLVAYDTWVDEPQWSVPLHEIRDAAVVVDHLPDHLLGTRTFDVTMGWGDDEFERDLGPVADPDAFVSAFELRLRTADLDPIDRRLAGAAVVLGVGFAGALILWYKPWLSVISLVSVAFLLPFSLAVPWGLWRLAYPSPE; encoded by the coding sequence ATGGTTTCGCCGCAGACGCTCGAGCGCTCTCCCTCTCGGCTCGGGTTCGCTCCCATCCTCGTCGCGAACCTGCTTCCGCTCGCTGGCGTCCTCGCGTTCGGCTGGGACGCGGCGACGCTGGTGACGGTCTACGCGCTCGAGGTGGTTCTGGCGTTTCCGCTCACGGCGGCGAAGGCGCTGTTCGCCCGGCAGCCGCCGAAAATTGACGATGACGGGGACCCCAGCGTCTCGGACGAACTGAAGCAGCGACGCGGCAGCGCGGAACTGGTATCGTGGCTCCCGCCGGTCTACCCCCGGAACGTGCCGTTCGTCGGCACAGTCTTCACCTGGTTCGCGGGTATATCGATGGTCGTCGCGATGGCCATTAGCGCGGCGATTCCAGTCGCGGACGTGCTCTGGCGATCGGAGGTGGTGCTGAGCATCGTCGCCCTCGTAGCCGCCACCGCGGCCGACGCGTGGCGCGACTACTTCCGCGGCGGCCGCTACGAGACGGTCTCCGCCTACGAAGTCGTTCAGGCGCACCTCGGCCAGATGTTCCTTCTCGCGCTCGTCCTCATGGCAGTCGCGAGTCCCGAAGCCATCGGCGGGGTCGCGCTCCTCGCCGGATTCGTCTTCGTCAAGGTGCTCGTCGAGTGGGCGTCCTTCCGCGCCGCCCACGGCGAGCCGGGACGACTCACCGGCTGGCTCGCCGGTCCGGACGATCCGACGGAGCCGGCCGATCCGCCGGCGGTACCCGACGGCGACCCCGACGTTCGAATTTCGACCGACGACACCGCCGTCCTGTATACCGCCGTCCACCAGACGCTCTTCAAAGCCGTCTTTTTCGCACAGTGGATTCTGAGTTCGTTGGTCGTCGTGCTCTCGATAGTCGCCGGCGACGACACCCCGCTATCGCTCACGGTCGGTACCGGCGTCGCGTTCGCGCTCCTGCTCCTGGTGATTCCCGCGGCGGAGTTCGTGGAGACCGTTCTCAGATACGGACCGCTGGAGTACCGCCGGTACGGGGATCGACTCGTCGCGTACGATACGTGGGTCGACGAACCGCAGTGGTCCGTCCCCCTTCACGAGATCCGGGACGCTGCGGTCGTCGTCGATCACCTCCCGGACCACCTGCTCGGGACGCGGACCTTCGACGTCACGATGGGGTGGGGCGACGACGAGTTCGAGCGAGACCTCGGCCCCGTGGCGGATCCCGACGCGTTCGTCTCCGCGTTCGAATTACGGCTGCGGACGGCGGACCTGGACCCGATCGATCGACGGCTCGCAGGGGCCGCGGTCGTTCTCGGCGTCGGATTCGCCGGGGCTCTCATCCTCTGGTACAAGCCGTGGCTGTCGGTGATCTCGCTGGTTTCGGTCGCGTTTCTCCTCCCGTTTTCGCTGGCGGTTCCGTGGGGACTCTGGAGACTGGCGTATCCGAGCCCCGAATGA
- a CDS encoding ribonuclease H-like domain-containing protein, whose amino-acid sequence MTARAGVRLLALPPSALADRPVATLEDIDRTLEPDAVWVLGPAREPQAFARARSAFDAPAFHPPLETGGTEPSHRRVIVDGDGAELEIAVVQSLRALRSAPEAVSSALGDENDRTALVCDDVTTTVRPTALETRLEGAETLASALPAGTVTTVLTGSEPAAYDELWRLESETGAVRGVDHELRAGVEPLDEDCVAVRVRGAGPVEGYGRSRSIAVLTLTPDGVERVETHDVTDFGLESVSGIGPKTAERLADRGVSTRTELLETPIETLAGLPNVGRDGARTMHEHARVLETGEPRRLTDESLPGANWSTPPLCVDIETDGLSPTIIWQIGVYDPVADTYRAFVERDDPTDPASVLEAFCDWLLGVHPDRALLTWNGWGFDYRHLGAFIAKHVPYYADEWESIPKFDLYLWAVKNDNALLPGRTNKLEAVADALGYDGAATGLDGAATAAAYQRFMRTGAELEWDRHEAYCEDDCRALWRVYERLRDAPTASASSSFAGVSASNSSDASGSASSTASSSTSASGSEATDSGSRGDTRQQSGSSGTDSEQTGLSDF is encoded by the coding sequence ATGACCGCTCGAGCCGGCGTCCGCCTTCTCGCCCTCCCGCCGTCGGCGCTGGCCGACCGCCCCGTCGCGACCCTCGAGGACATCGATCGGACCCTCGAGCCCGACGCCGTCTGGGTGCTCGGCCCGGCCCGCGAGCCGCAGGCGTTCGCCCGGGCTCGCAGCGCGTTCGACGCGCCGGCGTTTCACCCGCCGCTCGAGACCGGCGGGACCGAACCGAGTCACCGGCGCGTGATCGTCGACGGCGACGGAGCCGAACTCGAGATCGCCGTCGTCCAGAGCCTCCGCGCGCTCCGTTCGGCTCCCGAAGCCGTCTCGAGCGCGCTCGGCGACGAGAACGACCGCACCGCGCTCGTCTGCGACGACGTGACGACGACCGTCCGGCCGACGGCCCTCGAGACCCGCCTCGAGGGCGCCGAGACGCTGGCCAGTGCGCTCCCGGCGGGAACAGTTACGACCGTTCTGACGGGCTCCGAGCCCGCAGCGTACGACGAGTTGTGGCGCCTCGAGTCCGAAACCGGCGCGGTTCGCGGCGTCGACCACGAACTGCGCGCCGGCGTCGAACCGCTCGACGAGGACTGCGTCGCCGTCCGCGTTCGGGGTGCCGGTCCCGTGGAGGGGTACGGCCGCTCTCGATCGATCGCGGTGCTGACGCTCACCCCCGACGGCGTCGAGCGCGTCGAAACGCACGACGTGACCGACTTCGGTCTCGAGTCCGTCTCCGGCATCGGTCCGAAGACGGCCGAGCGACTGGCCGACCGCGGCGTCTCGACCCGTACCGAACTGCTCGAGACGCCGATCGAGACGCTCGCGGGGCTGCCGAACGTCGGCCGCGACGGCGCCCGGACGATGCACGAACACGCGCGGGTGCTCGAGACGGGCGAGCCCCGTCGGCTCACCGACGAGTCGCTGCCGGGCGCGAACTGGTCGACGCCGCCGCTGTGCGTGGACATCGAGACGGACGGCCTCTCGCCGACGATCATCTGGCAGATCGGCGTCTACGACCCCGTCGCGGACACCTACCGGGCGTTCGTCGAGCGCGACGATCCGACGGATCCGGCGTCGGTGCTCGAGGCCTTCTGCGACTGGCTGCTGGGAGTGCACCCCGACCGCGCGCTGCTCACGTGGAACGGCTGGGGATTCGACTACCGACATCTGGGCGCATTCATCGCGAAGCACGTCCCCTACTACGCCGACGAGTGGGAGTCGATCCCCAAGTTCGATCTCTACCTCTGGGCCGTGAAAAACGACAACGCCCTGCTGCCCGGCCGGACGAACAAACTCGAGGCCGTCGCCGACGCGCTCGGCTACGACGGCGCGGCGACCGGCCTGGACGGCGCGGCGACGGCGGCGGCCTATCAGCGGTTCATGCGTACGGGCGCGGAACTCGAGTGGGACCGCCACGAGGCCTACTGCGAGGACGACTGCCGGGCGCTCTGGCGCGTCTACGAGCGACTGCGGGACGCGCCGACGGCATCAGCGTCGTCGTCGTTCGCGGGTGTTTCGGCCTCGAACTCATCCGACGCGAGCGGTTCGGCCTCGTCGACTGCGTCCTCGAGCACGAGCGCGTCGGGGTCCGAGGCGACCGATTCAGGCTCGAGAGGAGACACGAGGCAACAGAGCGGGAGCAGCGGTACCGACAGCGAGCAAACCGGACTGAGCGATTTCTAA